The Gemmatimonadota bacterium genome has a window encoding:
- a CDS encoding imidazolonepropionase: MSALLFVEAAQVVTCEAVDPGCVLARAGLAVQEGRVAAVGAEAELLARFPDAERVPCGGGVVTPGFIDSHTHAVFGGWRAAEYALRCRGVPYMEIARRGGGINASVRDLRQRSEDELVQLTRSRLLEMVRLGTTTIEVKSGYGLRTEDELKSLRVVRRLNEEGPFELVPTFLGAHEIPPEYRGRRSDYVDLVVNEMIPAVAEAQLARFCDVFMEPGAFTGSEARRVLEAGLAHGLEPKLHADELEYSGGAELAVELDAVSADHLGQVSDAGIRALGRSATVATLLPATLFFLGRNRYAPGRKLLDAGATVALATDFNPGSAPSPSMALVLTTACSQMGFDPLEALVAATAGGAKALRLGPGRGTLAVGAPADAVLWAVSDYREIPYRWGVNLVRGVWKRGARAA, from the coding sequence ATGAGCGCGCTACTCTTCGTCGAGGCCGCCCAGGTGGTGACCTGCGAGGCGGTGGACCCCGGCTGCGTGCTCGCCCGAGCCGGCCTCGCCGTGCAGGAGGGGCGGGTCGCGGCGGTCGGAGCCGAAGCGGAGCTCCTGGCCCGCTTCCCGGACGCGGAGCGTGTTCCTTGCGGGGGCGGCGTGGTCACCCCCGGCTTCATCGATTCCCATACTCACGCGGTGTTCGGCGGCTGGCGCGCCGCTGAGTACGCGCTGCGCTGCCGGGGTGTGCCGTACATGGAGATCGCGCGGCGTGGCGGCGGGATCAATGCCTCGGTGCGCGACCTGCGCCAGCGCTCGGAAGACGAGCTGGTTCAGCTCACGCGGTCCCGCCTCCTGGAAATGGTGCGCCTGGGCACGACGACTATCGAGGTCAAGAGCGGCTACGGACTGCGCACGGAGGACGAGCTGAAAAGCCTGCGCGTCGTGCGGCGGCTGAACGAAGAGGGCCCCTTCGAGCTGGTCCCGACTTTCCTGGGCGCGCACGAGATCCCACCCGAGTACCGGGGACGGCGCAGCGATTATGTGGATCTGGTTGTCAACGAGATGATCCCGGCTGTGGCCGAGGCGCAGCTCGCCCGTTTCTGTGACGTGTTCATGGAGCCGGGCGCGTTCACAGGCTCGGAGGCGCGGCGCGTGCTCGAGGCGGGACTGGCGCACGGGCTCGAGCCCAAGCTGCACGCCGACGAACTCGAGTACTCGGGCGGCGCGGAGCTCGCGGTCGAGCTGGACGCCGTATCTGCGGACCACCTCGGGCAGGTGAGTGATGCGGGCATCCGCGCCCTGGGCCGCTCGGCCACGGTGGCCACTCTCCTGCCGGCTACCCTCTTTTTCCTCGGCCGCAACCGCTACGCGCCCGGGCGGAAGCTGCTGGACGCCGGCGCGACCGTGGCGCTGGCCACGGACTTCAATCCCGGATCGGCGCCCTCGCCCAGTATGGCGCTGGTGCTGACCACGGCCTGCTCGCAAATGGGGTTCGACCCGCTGGAAGCACTGGTGGCCGCCACGGCCGGCGGCGCCAAGGCACTGCGCCTCGGGCCCGGGCGCGGCACGCTGGCGGTGGGCGCCCCCGCCGACGCCGTGCTGTGGGCGGTCTCCGACTACCGCGAGATCCCCTATCGATGGGGCGTGAACCTGGTGCGCGGCGTCTGGAAGCGGGGGGCGCGGGCGGCATGA
- a CDS encoding aromatic amino acid lyase has protein sequence MSLEGLRGTPDAFDDAIQRVRPHPGQRQSAARLRLLLEGSEIRESHRHNDPRVQDAYSLRCMPQVHGAARQALVYVRQVLEVEVNSATDNPLIFAEDGRILSGGNFHGQPVAQVLDVLALACADLASISERRLARLLDPALSGLPAFLTPDAGVNCGLMLVQVTAAALVAELRLRAQPASVDSIPTGANREDHVSMGVGAALKAREAVGLLETVLALELLAAAQALEFHKPLRPGRRVERGYQLVRERVRPLARDREMARDIAAVEALVRKGAFARLAVEAAPAS, from the coding sequence CATGAGCCTCGAGGGTCTGCGGGGGACGCCGGACGCCTTTGACGATGCGATTCAGCGGGTGCGCCCGCATCCGGGGCAGCGGCAGAGTGCGGCAAGACTGCGGCTGCTGCTCGAGGGTTCGGAGATTCGCGAGTCGCACCGGCACAACGACCCGCGGGTGCAGGACGCTTATTCGCTGCGCTGCATGCCCCAGGTCCACGGCGCGGCAAGGCAGGCGCTGGTGTACGTGCGGCAGGTGCTGGAGGTGGAAGTCAACAGTGCGACAGACAATCCGCTGATCTTTGCGGAAGATGGTCGGATCCTGAGCGGCGGGAACTTCCACGGCCAGCCGGTGGCCCAGGTGCTGGACGTGCTGGCGCTGGCGTGTGCGGACCTGGCGAGCATCAGCGAGCGGCGGCTGGCGCGGCTGCTGGACCCGGCGCTTTCCGGGCTGCCGGCGTTCCTCACGCCGGATGCGGGGGTAAACTGCGGGCTCATGCTGGTCCAGGTCACGGCCGCGGCGCTGGTGGCGGAGCTCCGGCTGCGGGCGCAACCGGCGAGCGTGGACTCGATTCCCACGGGCGCCAACCGCGAGGACCACGTCTCCATGGGCGTGGGCGCGGCACTGAAGGCGCGGGAGGCGGTGGGACTGCTCGAGACCGTGCTGGCGCTCGAGCTGCTGGCGGCGGCGCAGGCACTCGAGTTCCACAAGCCGTTGCGTCCCGGGCGGCGGGTCGAGCGAGGCTACCAGCTCGTGCGGGAGCGGGTTCGGCCGCTCGCTCGCGACCGGGAGATGGCGCGGGACATCGCGGCGGTCGAGGCGCTGGTGCGGAAGGGTGCCTTCGCCCGGCTGGCCGTGGAAGCGGCACCCGCATCATGA